The following coding sequences are from one Streptomyces dengpaensis window:
- a CDS encoding ABC transporter permease, with translation MTVTVVPRRVLKRIAPGLLLVLLALTGPWLAPHPIDTPVTAPYAPAGDGAPLGGDQLGRDVVSRLLHGGTALIGSALLVALAVTALAALLGCFAALRPALGRAVERTADVAILLPPVLGIMLIALAWPDGGRLAVNAAAIVLGVPYAVRLVAGAAAPLAQSGYVEAATARGERLWYVALRELLPNLRATVLALFGLRFVEAVYVISVAGFLQIGSQPPAADWALMIRENAPGILLNPWAVVAPGLAIALLAISVNLASSSLAPRSARKAVTAS, from the coding sequence GTGACCGTCACCGTGGTCCCCAGGCGCGTCCTGAAACGCATCGCTCCAGGTCTGCTCCTCGTCCTGCTCGCCCTGACCGGCCCGTGGCTCGCCCCGCACCCCATCGACACGCCCGTCACCGCCCCGTACGCCCCGGCCGGAGACGGCGCGCCGCTGGGCGGAGACCAACTGGGCCGCGACGTGGTGAGCAGGCTCCTGCACGGCGGCACCGCGCTGATCGGCAGTGCCCTCCTCGTCGCCCTCGCCGTCACCGCGCTGGCCGCCCTGCTCGGCTGCTTCGCCGCGCTGCGCCCCGCCCTCGGCCGCGCCGTGGAACGCACCGCCGACGTGGCCATCCTGCTGCCGCCCGTCCTCGGCATCATGCTCATCGCGTTGGCCTGGCCGGACGGCGGACGCCTGGCGGTCAACGCCGCCGCCATAGTCCTGGGCGTGCCCTACGCCGTACGTCTCGTCGCCGGCGCGGCGGCCCCGCTCGCCCAATCCGGATACGTCGAGGCCGCCACCGCCCGCGGCGAGCGGCTCTGGTACGTCGCCCTGCGCGAGCTGCTCCCCAATCTGCGCGCCACGGTGCTCGCCCTGTTCGGCCTGCGCTTCGTGGAAGCCGTCTATGTCATCTCCGTGGCCGGATTCCTGCAGATCGGTTCCCAACCACCGGCCGCCGACTGGGCCTTGATGATCCGCGAGAACGCCCCAGGCATTCTCCTCAACCCCTGGGCGGTCGTGGCCCCCGGCCTGGCCATCGCCCTGCTCGCGATCAGCGTCAACCTGGCCTCCTCCTCTCTCGCACCCCGCTCCGCACGGAAGGCGGTGACCGCCTCGTGA
- a CDS encoding ABC transporter ATP-binding protein, which translates to MSQPATTRDVPDESPAPAEGPAPAEGPGPAEGPGPAAEAPLVTVTDLEIRFPGGPVLLPPVSLAVRPREITALTGASGSGKTTLLRALIGHLPPGATVSAGTLDVLGHDPSTLPAPALRELRRTRVAYVGQDPGSALNPRMKVRRLVAETATDAGDEAILALLRECRLPTNAGLVDRRPTALSGGQQRRVALARALARTPDILLLDEPTAGLDRALRDGIAELLRDLAAARGLAVVMACHDPELVAACADREVRLPVPGREPRGPRPRTQPRTPPSEPSAPVTAEGITARGISVGFRHRGRVQHALETVDFTARPGSATGIVGPSGSGKTTLLRVLAGLHRPDSGSLALDGESIGSAVRGRSRQHHRRIQLVPQNPLGTLNPSQTVGAALARPLRLFRTVAKRQVPDRVVELLEQVELPADFTCRHPAELSGGQRQRVAIARALAADPDFLLCDEITSALDQDTATAVMELLQRLRAERDMAVALVSHELHLVAAYTDTVHVLEEGRLAGHGPTAELISSW; encoded by the coding sequence GTGAGCCAGCCGGCCACCACGCGTGACGTCCCCGACGAAAGCCCCGCCCCGGCCGAAGGACCTGCCCCGGCCGAAGGGCCCGGCCCGGCCGAAGGGCCCGGCCCGGCGGCCGAGGCTCCGCTCGTCACGGTCACCGACCTCGAAATCCGCTTCCCCGGCGGCCCGGTGCTCCTCCCGCCGGTCAGTCTCGCCGTACGCCCACGGGAGATCACCGCCCTCACCGGTGCGTCGGGCTCCGGCAAGACCACCCTGCTGCGCGCCCTCATCGGCCACCTCCCGCCGGGCGCGACCGTGTCCGCGGGAACCCTGGACGTCCTCGGCCACGACCCGTCGACGCTGCCCGCGCCGGCCCTGCGGGAACTGCGCCGTACCCGGGTCGCGTACGTCGGACAGGACCCCGGCTCCGCCCTCAACCCGCGCATGAAGGTACGCCGTCTGGTCGCCGAGACCGCCACGGACGCCGGCGACGAGGCGATCCTCGCCCTGCTGCGCGAATGCCGACTGCCCACGAACGCCGGTCTTGTGGACCGGCGCCCCACCGCGCTCTCGGGCGGCCAGCAGCGCCGCGTCGCCCTCGCCCGCGCACTGGCCCGTACCCCGGACATCCTGCTCCTCGACGAGCCCACCGCCGGACTCGACCGGGCCCTGCGCGACGGCATCGCCGAGCTGCTGCGCGACCTCGCCGCGGCACGCGGGCTCGCCGTCGTCATGGCGTGCCACGACCCCGAACTCGTGGCGGCGTGCGCCGACCGGGAGGTACGCCTCCCGGTGCCGGGGAGAGAGCCGCGCGGGCCGAGGCCCCGGACCCAGCCGCGCACGCCACCGTCGGAACCGTCCGCGCCCGTTACCGCGGAAGGCATCACGGCACGCGGAATCAGCGTGGGGTTCCGCCATCGGGGACGGGTCCAACACGCCCTCGAAACCGTGGACTTCACCGCCCGGCCGGGTTCCGCGACGGGAATCGTCGGCCCGTCCGGCTCCGGCAAGACGACGCTGCTGCGCGTCCTGGCCGGCCTGCACCGACCCGACTCCGGCAGCCTCGCCCTCGACGGTGAATCCATCGGGTCTGCGGTGCGCGGTCGCAGCCGACAGCACCATCGGCGCATCCAGCTCGTCCCGCAGAACCCGCTGGGTACGCTCAACCCCTCCCAGACGGTCGGGGCCGCGCTCGCCCGCCCGCTGCGGCTGTTCCGCACGGTCGCCAAGCGCCAGGTACCCGACCGGGTCGTGGAACTCCTCGAACAGGTCGAGCTGCCCGCCGACTTCACCTGTCGTCATCCGGCGGAACTCTCCGGCGGCCAGCGCCAGCGCGTCGCCATCGCCCGCGCCCTGGCCGCCGACCCCGACTTCCTGCTCTGCGACGAGATCACCTCCGCCCTCGACCAGGACACGGCCACCGCCGTGATGGAGCTCCTCCAACGCCTGCGCGCCGAACGTGACATGGCCGTCGCGCTGGTCAGCCACGAACTCCATCTCGTGGCCGCGTACACCGACACCGTGCACGTGCTGGAGGAGGGTCGGCTGGCCGGCCACGGGCCGACCGCGGAGCTGATCTCCTCCTGGTGA
- a CDS encoding PadR family transcriptional regulator produces MALRNAVLAALLEGEASGYDLAKGFDASVANFWMATPQQLYRELDRMASEGLIEARLVQQERRPNKRMFSLTEAGRAALRDFTAEPSKPTAIRDELMVKVYAVDDGDEPAVRAAIAERLEWARGKLAHYDRIRARLLDGRTEDEYLAATERVGPYLTLMAGRAFEQDNIRWAGQALRILEQRASVAR; encoded by the coding sequence ATGGCATTGCGCAACGCGGTCCTGGCCGCGCTTCTGGAGGGCGAGGCATCGGGGTACGACCTGGCCAAGGGTTTCGACGCGTCGGTGGCCAACTTCTGGATGGCGACGCCTCAGCAGCTGTACCGGGAGCTCGACCGGATGGCCTCCGAGGGGCTCATCGAGGCCCGGCTCGTCCAGCAGGAACGCCGGCCGAACAAGCGGATGTTCTCGCTGACCGAGGCGGGCCGCGCTGCGCTGCGCGACTTCACGGCCGAGCCGTCGAAGCCCACGGCCATCCGCGACGAGCTGATGGTCAAGGTCTACGCCGTCGACGACGGGGACGAGCCGGCCGTACGGGCGGCGATCGCCGAGCGTCTGGAGTGGGCGCGCGGCAAACTGGCCCACTACGACCGCATCCGTGCCCGGCTCCTGGACGGGCGTACGGAGGACGAATACCTGGCCGCCACCGAGCGCGTCGGACCGTATCTCACGCTGATGGCGGGACGCGCCTTCGAGCAGGACAACATCCGTTGGGCCGGGCAAGCCCTGCGCATCCTGGAGCAACGCGCTTCCGTGGCACGGTAG